Within the Pseudarthrobacter sp. W1I19 genome, the region GCAGGGCACCGTCCGGAGTGGGCACGCGCTGGACGATGATCTGGTTGGTGTTCGTGTTGCGGGTGACGATCCGGGTGACGTCCCCGGTAGGGACAACCCAGCCCTTCTCGATGGCGTACAGGCCCACCACTGCGGAGCCGTTGCCGCAGTTGCTGCCCCAGTCCACGCCGGCTTCTTCGATCCCCACCTGTGCGAAGGTGTATTCGACGTCGATATCCCCGCCCGTGGGCCGGTGCAGGATGATCGCTTTGCTGGTGGTGGAGGTGGCCCCGCCGACGCCGTCAATCTGGCGCGGGTCCGGACTTCCGAACAGCCGCGGCAGCAGCACATCAAGGCTGGCACCACCCTCCTGAAGATGCTCCGCTTCGAACACCCAGCACTTGCTGGTGCCTCCGCGCATCCATTCCGCTTCGATCTTCATCGACTTCCACCTCTCCTTCGCCTCAAAACTGTTGAGGGCCTGATAAGAGGTTGAGCCAGATCACACTTTAGGACAATGTCGGATAGTTGCATGGGGATGTAGAGTTGCTTCATTCGCTGTGGCAAAAGGGCGGCGGGCATCGGATTAGGCGTCCAGTACGTGGGTGTAGCGAGGGAAAGCACGCGGAATGGCGGAGACAATGCAGTGATTTAACGAATAGAACAGAGAGGCGAACGGATGCTTAACGAAGAGGAGCAGCCTCTGTTCGATATCCGGCGGCTGGCCCTGCTCCTGGAGGTGGTGGAGCAAGGATCGATCACTGCCGCGGCAGAGCTGATGATGTACACGCCCTCGGCTGTCTCGCAGCAGCTGCGCAAGCTGGAACAGGAAGTGGGGCAGCCCCTGCTCAACCGCCGTTCCCGCGGAGTAGTGCCAACCGAGGCCGGGCAGGTACTGGCCGGGCACGCCCGCAAGATCGTCCACCAGATGAAGGCGGCGCAGTCGGACCTGGGCCAGATCGCCGGGTTGAAGCGCGGATCCCTGACGGTAGGTACCTTTCCCACCCTTGCCGGTTCCTTCCTGCCCATCGTCATCCGGACCTTCAAGAAGCGCTACCCCGCCATTGGCCTTTCCCTCCGCAGCGCCCGCTTCGACGAACTCGTAGCAGACCTGGAGTCCGGCGTCACGGGCCTGTGCCTGCTGTGGGACTACCCCTGGAACCGTTTCGAGGACGAGTCCATCCGGGT harbors:
- a CDS encoding LysR family transcriptional regulator, with amino-acid sequence MLNEEEQPLFDIRRLALLLEVVEQGSITAAAELMMYTPSAVSQQLRKLEQEVGQPLLNRRSRGVVPTEAGQVLAGHARKIVHQMKAAQSDLGQIAGLKRGSLTVGTFPTLAGSFLPIVIRTFKKRYPAIGLSLRSARFDELVADLESGVTGLCLLWDYPWNRFEDESIRVTEVFQESTVILVARGHKLAGRDQVSMEDLRNESWIVRAEAHPVVEVLQRSAHDAGFEPTIGFLANDYQEAQAMVSVGMGVAMVPKTAVSLQHPDVRVLSLGAAAPLRRILLAQRQDKVYAPAEVAFHSTLLEVARERAGDYL